AACATTATTGCAGAGTCAACATAACTcactaataattttataaaaagttaatCATTTTTAGGACTGTGCACCTCAATATTTGATCATTAATCAGATTTTTTTTGTGGCTCCATTTGAAATGGAGATGTGCAACTAATCTACATATCACGTACTGCACTCTTACTATGGAACAAAAACACAAGGAACTTGTCGAAAGGTCAGGACTGTCTACCAACAAAACTTGGTAATCTGAAATGGAAGAAAATCAAACCAACTGCACAAGGCAAATTGTACAAGACCTTGATTAAGTAAGGTCTAGAATCCATGATCTTTTGATTAACTTCTATCAATGAATgattttttacattattatgtCAACTTAATGATAATTACAATGAATGCATAAGTGAAATTAACAACCTGACATATAAGGTAAAAGTTGGCGTAAAACATCTTAAAATACACTTATAGCCAGCAATTCCTTATAGGACTAGtaagagaaaatgacataaatagtcccTTAACTTTAACTATaggagtaggtctaaaatggtcccttaactatacacttaacggatttagtcctttaactattcaaaaacttatcaactGTGGTcacttaactatacacttaccgGTTTTAGTCCATTAACTATAAACTTACCGATTTTAatcctttaagtattcaaaaacttatcaagttaggtctttgtccattttttaaatacaaatagtTTGGGTTTATATTAACAAAAATCTTCGtgaaattaaatctttaacccattttttaagTTGTCTCTATCCCCACCTTTTTTTCGTCAAACTACTCTTATGAAAAGAACAATAACGTCAACAattcataataaaattaatgaggAAAGAAGATATAAGTCCTAATTCTATTCAATGAGGGATAAATTACGCATATAATTGTTGTTAATGACTTGAATCCGCACTTGAATATGCTAATCAGTGcggattttatttaatttactcaaatttctttacgtaaaataaaatgaatagaataattaaattgatctatttaaaaaataaaaaattacaaatctgccattttataaatttcaatttctaaaaaattaaacaaatttcgTTCAATGAAATCGTTAGAGTACAAACTTTGGATTTAAcgggtaataatttttttctttttataataaagttaagcatattcaagtcattagtagcaataatatgcttcattttatcctccgttgaataaaattatgacttatattttttttcttcatgaattttattttaaatcgcTGAGGTTAAGGTTATTCGCATAAGgttaaatttgaagaaaaaatagcgGAGAGAGAGAAATAGTAGAAAAAATTGCTAAAGTATTTAATTTATCGAGGCATGAATTCCGTTAATATAAACCTAagctatttgtattaaaaaatggacaaagaccaaacctaataagtttttgaatacttaaaagactaaaatcggtaagcttatagttaagggactaaaaccGGTAAATGTATAGTTAAGGAACCAAagttgataagtttttgaatagttaaaggactaaattTGTTgagtgtatagttaagggaccattttagacctactcctatagttaagggactatttatgtcattttcttctCGGACTAGTAACAACATGGACAAAgatttattgtaaatttttaaaaattgatacaCAGTACCTGAATCAAATATGAGGCAAAAATAAGTTTGACAGTAAATATGGGTGTGAAATTTTGAAGACACAAGATGTATTACAATGTGTATTGTTATAATTGACTCCAACTGAGGTAAACGTTTGGAAGTGTTGAGCTTAATTGTACCACCAGCAGAACAAAATCAGATTCATATTCAAGCTTTTTTGCCGAGCAGAAATTATAGTCAAAAGCACAATTGTATAAGTTTAGTCATATTTCTCTTATTCTTTACATTACTTGCACACGTCATTTAATGACAGACGGAAGAAAGGAGGAACGATGCAAGTGCAGCTTTATGTTCACACAAACCAACAGTCAAAATCTTTATAAAGCTGAGAGCCGCCTGATTATGGGATGGCACCAAGCATTGCGGTTGTGTCGAGAGAATGTGTTGCTGGGATGTACTTAATGCCAGCATCAGACATGTGTTTTCAGGTGGATGACTGAATCCTCAGCACTGCTCTTTCCATCCCAGAAAAACTCGAGAGCAAATTTCAGCTTTTTCTTTGGGCCCATACAGGGATACCCAACAATGTGAGATGCGATTTATCTGGTTCATAAGAAGCACACAATCAGATATACTCTCTGAACAGACATTCAACCAAGACAGGCTTGAATAGAACACAATAGCTATTAAGGATTCATATAGTTGACCCcaatgaatttgaaaagaagGCTAGCAGTATGACAAGGAAAAGAATAAGCAGTAATGTGCATCTTTCTAGCTTGGAGAATTTGTTTGAATCAGATCAAAGAGACATGAGAAGATTAACTGTGACCTGATTGGGGGTGTTATTAATCCTTATTGGTGAAGAACATTCCAATTTCATGTTCTTAGAGAATTTAGAAAGGCATTAGTACGTATCATATACAGAGAGATCAATAGCGAGTCAATCATAATCCATGTTAATTCTATTATTAAATAGGAAGGTAGGAGAACAGGAGAAAATTATGGAAGCTACACCAATTAATTTGCATCCGAAGTAGCAACAATAAGCTTATAAATGACCAGAATTCAACACAAGCAGGAAAGCAGAAAGGCTAGCCAGAGGAAATTATAGATTGAGGGAAAATCACAAGAAATCTGAAGGAGATATTACCTGAAATAAGTGAACGAAGTGGAAGAAGCAGGTCAAGCACAGAGAGAATGGGAGGAAGATGAAGCAgcagagaaagaaaagagaaatccCAACAAAGATCGATGAAAGTGCAAGGAATACACCTCTGCACATCTCCATTACTCTTTATGGGGTATTTTTCAGTGTCCCATATGAAGTTTACGTGAGACTTTGTTCAAATTCAAATCAACTGGATGTTGTCATTTTCCTGCAAGTAAATAGGCAATAACAGAATGTTCAAGTTTATCTGAACAACCAAACCTAAACCATCTTATACAAATGTCAAAATTAAAGGGCTGCAGTGATACCTAACTTAACACCTGTAAATTTCAATCATATAAAGAAATCAATCACCAACCATCCTAAAGTAAAGGCATATAAAGGctactaaataaataattgaaagatGTATCAGCTACTGTGGGGCAGAAATCTTACTTAACATTAACAATGCATATACaagtaaaatcataaacaaCATACATTCTAAAtagtatattgtattttttgggATCTGACCTTTTTTGGCAGCGGAAGATGATTCTCTTATCGCTAAAGCTTGTTGTCTAGGTAAATCAACACCCACTCCAAAACATGATGCTTCTTTCGTGCACTCAACCAAGAGACAGCAGCTTGCTGAATCAACATTTTTCACTCATCACCACGATAAAAGCATTTCCTTTTTGTCAATTGAGAACTGTACATACAGATCATGTCTTCTGAGCTTAattttagaagctctttctgCTGACTAATGGTGCTTTCTTTTTTGGGAGGAATAAGTTAGTGCCATCATTTTTTTATCTGATGACATCTCGTACAATGATAACGAAGTTGGAAAACCAAAATAAAGACAACAGGAAATGAGGAGATTGAGCATCCTTTAAACCAATAATATATACCACATGAATGAACAACCGATGAAGTTGCTAAACTATTACTGAACACATCAGTTAGCATaatgtatacaaaaattgcaGCTCCTATGTTCTGTCAAGGTCTCATagtctatgttgctcggactcttctaAAATGTCAAggggtgcgtgtcggattcgtcaaaagtagtgtatttttggagaatccgacacgggtgcggcatcGAAAGTGATGAGTCCGCGCAACTTAGCTCATAGTTGCTTCAGTAATTGCGCAGAAATAACATAGGGAAGTCTCACAATAAATTAAAGCTCTTGCAAAAAGGAGCAAACTCGGAGGAGAAAAAGCTGTCCAACTCCAACACGATCGAGTTAAAGGCAAATGAGAAAAGATTTTGCAGCACAAAGAGATCGAGTTAAAGGCAAATTAGAAAAGATTTTGCAGCACAAAGAATTCACACAACAAACAAAGATTTGAAAAACGATTAGCTCCTAAGACCTAATTTCCATAATCTGTAAGCACCATGGCAGTAACAATTGCTAGCTTTGTCATAAAACCTAATCTGTCTAAGAGATTGAAGGAAACAATGGCAAGAAATTAAAGAATCAGCTGAAGATGAAAACCTCGATCAATCTGAAGACGAAACGGAAGTAAAACCAAAGCCAAAACACACAATTACATACATAACGAAGCGACAACCATGTTCAGAGACAGATGACGCAGCTGACTTAAGAATTTAACACGCATTAGACTTAGTTACAGATTGAAGTTTTTTTCCTCGTTGATGTGATAAAAACATCTCTTTTTTTATCATGTGATAATAGTGTATGTAAATCATGCCTCCTGGTCTTTATTTTAAAAGCTCTCTTTGTTGAGTAATGtcgttttctttttcaaaagaCTCTAAATTCTAACTCCGCCTTTGGACGATGTAGGTAGCCTATCCTAATGTAAAATATGACTAATTTTACTGCTCGAACCCATGAGTTATAGGTCATtcttgttagggttttgccctgattttcttaccataatttaagatttatttttccttaaagaaaaaacaaaacattaccataaatatttttacttttcttgaaaggaaaatataatattattttatatttggtttattctctccttttaggactccttttctagtaggaaaggttttaggactataaatataagtttgtttcttctaacacaaacacaatagaatccacaaGGTAGTTGTttagagagttttgtttatggggagattttctctctacagtttttatgctttttattagtttttaattatgtagaCCAATGGtcataacaaataataatactatatcCTTAAGTATAGTTTTATGTGTCGTCTAATTTATCAACcatattatttgcaattgtaagcttccgcatgacgccctaatcaaccttcataacccaacaagtggtatcagagcacatggttcAAAGATTCGACGGTTCAATGGTCTAATGCTTGAATGAGGTTGAAGACAAGATCaagtggtttcaaatcaatttgtaacTAATTTGatgataaagaagatttttgtcCAGCTACCTGTGGAGAAAAGATTAaaaccatattttcaacattcttGTTGTTGcatctttgaaaataaaaataaaatattttaacccatatattttaaactttatttttaactatgGCAAGCAGCAGTGATGAAGACTGTGAAGAACGAAGATATCATGCATGTGAAGAAGACGAatcaagttttgtcaagaaaatccaaCCAAAAGGGGAGATTTATTAGgattttgccctgattttcttaccttatttgaagtttatttttttccttaaagaaaaatcaaagtattatcataaatgtttgaactttttctgaaaggaaaatataattttcttccatatttggtttattctttccttagaggatatatttggagatctataaattgaagatccctattctcatagcataacacaatagaatccacaatgtagtcgtttagtgagttttgtttatggggagatttaatctctcaacaattttaatatttttctttatattagttttcatataataatattagtttttagtataagtttttgtcatctaatttatcaatcatattatttgcaattgtaagcttccgcatgacacCCTAATCATccttcagaacccaacaattctaacgTAAGCTATGACTAATTTTACTACTCAAACCGATGATTTATAGGTCATCTTAATGTAAGCTATGACTAATTTAGTGCTCTAACCAATGACTTACCGGTCATCCTAATGTAAGCATGACTAATTTTACTACTCAAACTCATGACTAATATATATCTTAATGTAAGCTATGACTAATACTAATATATATCATAATGTAAGCTATGACTAATTTTAGTGCTCGAACCCATGAATTATAGGTCACATAGGGATATAACTCTTTACCCGTGATTTAAGGCCCCCCTTCAAATTAACAGCAacagagaaggaaaaaaaattcttgcaTACATGCACCACATTATgaggaaaaagataaataattaaaaaataacacaGCAATTTAAGAAGAAGTTGGTACCATCAATTTTTTATCCGCAGACATATACTGTATATCTTAAAGCCTAATTTCTACAAGCTTCATCACATAACATCATTAAATTAGTACAAAACACTGACAATGAATTCAAAGCTCACCTGAGATAACAAAGAAGCTCAAATCGAAGAAAGAAACGAAGGCGGTGATAAAGATATGGCAGAAGCAGAGAACAATTAGATAGAAGAAGTTGAAACTGCAAACTTTCTTTTCTCATCTTGAAGCTACATTATGACATTACACGTGTAGCAGCAGTACCTAACACGTACTACCCTAATACCTGGAATGACCAAAAAGCACTTGGACAGCAAGCTGGCAGGACAACGGCCAGCTGCTTCCAAGCCGCTTCTATATATAGAGAATTAcagtatataagttaaatcccTTGTGCTTTTATAAGATCAAAATCCATAAAAAACTAAGTTGTGcagactcttcactttcgatgTGGCATCCGTgtcagattctccaaaaataaactacttttggagaatccgacacgcaTCCATCAACATTTtcgaagagtctgagcaacatagataaaaagtataaaattCAATGCTATGAAACACTTTGATGCTGCAACAAAGGTTTTACTTTCATCACTTGTCTAATCCTACCTTTAATACCATCTTCTAATCTTGTACACAATTTTTCATCAAGCAAATCAATCTTCCCAGAAGATTCTAAAGCATCACGAACTAGTTTATAAGTATATTCTCTTGGAATCGAACCTTGATCAGCCAATTCGACAAGAAGATCTCTTGCCTCCACCACCCTACCAGTTTCACACATAGCATGAATTATCGGTGTATACGAACTGTTACATGGTAGTACTACTCCATGATTCATTCCTTGCATTCTTCTCAGCATTTTAATAGCCTTATCAATCTCATTTGTAACACTATAATACCTAATGAAAGAATTATACGTAATTCGATTAGGAACAACCCCTCTTTTCACCATATCATCCAACAACTCCAATGCTCTCTCTATCCTATTAGTTTTGCAGCATCCATTGATCAAACTATTATAAGTTACTACATCAGGAACAAATCCTTTGAATAGCATGATGCGAAACAAGTGATTCGCCTCCCATATTCTCCGTCTAATAGCTTTTCTACAGCCAGTTTCCATACCATATCTACAATAAGAGCTAATCAAGATTGTGTAAGTAAAGACATCAGGTGGACACCTAAAACCAGGCAACTCCATTTGCTCCATCAAGAACTTCGCTTTTTTGAAATTCCCAACTCTACAAAGAGCAAATATGAGTGTGTTGTAAGCATAAACATCAGGCTTACAGTGAAATTGCTTCATTCTGTAGAAAGTAGTCAATGCTTcatttaccaacccttcttctcctaggcattttatcaaacacgtAACGGTCGGTGTCGTCAAAAGCCCTCTTCTCGACATTCTTTTGAGAAATTCCCAAAGAAGCTTCGAATTACAAGACCCTTTGGCAAGAACAAGAGACATTTCTCTGCAAGTGAGCTCATTGTGAGTAAACCCACAGCGGGTCTCAACCCAATGGAAAAATTCCAATGCTTTCTCCAATCCTAATTGTACCTTTTGAGCATCTCTACGAGCAGCTGGGCCAAGAATAAGTACTCCCTTCCGAGCGTTATGGAACTCTTGTTTTAGGTTTCTCCGCTTTAATGGGGTACGGTGGCGAAACCCATTTTGTCGGCCAATGGATCTTGGGGATTGGAAGAAGAATCTGGGGATTGATCTTAAGACTTGAGAAACTGTTTCTACAATCCAAATGAGTTGGGGAATTGAAGCCTCAAATGACCGATTTCTGATAATAGCAGCCATAACTTGATCCATAACGAGGTTTTGG
This genomic stretch from Solanum stenotomum isolate F172 chromosome 10, ASM1918654v1, whole genome shotgun sequence harbors:
- the LOC125842112 gene encoding pentatricopeptide repeat-containing protein At1g77405-like isoform X1 translates to MDQVMAAIIRNRSFEASIPQLIWIVETVSQVLRSIPRFFFQSPRSIGRQNGFRHRTPLKRRNLKQEFHNARKGVLILGPAARRDAQKVQLGLEKALEFFHWVETRCGFTHNELTCREMSLVLAKGSCNSKLLWEFLKRMSRRGLLTTPTVTCLIKCLGEEGLVNEALTTFYRMKQFHCKPDVYAYNTLIFALCRVGNFKKAKFLMEQMELPGFRCPPDVFTYTILISSYCRYGMETGCRKAIRRRIWEANHLFRIMLFKGFVPDVVTYNSLINGCCKTNRIERALELLDDMVKRGVVPNRITYNSFIRYYSVTNEIDKAIKMLRRMQGMNHGVVLPCNSSYTPIIHAMCETGRVVEARDLLVELADQGSIPREYTYKLVRDALESSGKIDLLDEKLCTRLEDGIKASCCLLVECTKEASCFGVGVDLPRQQALAIRESSSAAKKDKSHLTLLGIPVWAQRKS
- the LOC125842112 gene encoding pentatricopeptide repeat-containing protein At1g77405-like isoform X2; its protein translation is MDQVMAAIIRNRSFEASIPQLIWIVETVSQVLRSIPRFFFQSPRSIGRQNGFRHRTPLKRRNLKQEFHNARKGVLILGPAARRDAQKVQLGLEKALEFFHWVETRCGFTHNELTCREMSLVLAKGSCNSKLLWEFLKRMSRRGLLTTPTVTCLIKCLGEEGLVNEALTTFYRMKQFHCKPDVYAYNTLIFALCRVGNFKKAKFLMEQMELPGFRCPPDVFTYTILISSYCRYGMETGCRKAIRRRIWEANHLFRIMLFKGFVPDVVTYNSLINGCCKTNRIERALELLDDMVKRGVVPNRITYNSFIRYYSVTNEIDKAIKMLRRMQGMNHGVVLPCNSSYTPIIHAMCETGRVVEARDLLVELADQGSIPREYTYKLVRDALESSGKIDLLDEKLCTRLEDGIKASCCLLVECTKEASCFGVGVDLPRQQALAIRESSSAAKKGK